DNA sequence from the Geobacter sp. AOG2 genome:
AGGAGCAGGGCCTCTTTTTCGGTGTCGGTCAGCATTACCTCGATGTCGACTACCTTGGCCACCAGGAATTTGACGTGGTAGCGCCCATCTCCGGTCGCGCCGAAATAGGTGCGCACCCGCTGGCGCAGGTTGCGGGCCTTGCCCACGTAGATGATCTCACCTTTGCCGTCGCGCATCAGGTACACGCCGGGCGAGGTGGGCAGTTGCCGTATCTTGTCTTCCAGGCTCATGGGCATAATAGTACCGGCATACGTGATGAATGCAAAGCCCAACTTTTGCATCAGTGCTGCTTAATTTATATGCAAATGCCTAAATAAAGTGCATGTTATTTTCGGGCAGGTGATGCGTGTTTTAATTATAACGAGGTGTTACGCCTGAAAAAGGTTTGGCAATATTTTTGCTTACATCAATAGGTTTTGTCCAATGGCGGGCAAAACATACTGGATCGCATCCGCAGGTGTTCAAAAAGGCGGCAAACGGGTTGGAGCGGCTTGTCCGTGTGATAAGCCCTTCGCCGCGGCCACGGACGATGAGCCTGGCGGGTACGGGCGGTAACAGATTACCAACGGGGGTAGTGTGTATGGAGACCATGTCAACGGTGACTGGCCTGAAGAGTAGCGGCGATGTGCTTTTTCTGATGTTGGGGGCGGTGATGGTCTTTGCCATGCACGCCGGGTTTGCCTTCCTCGAGGTGGGCACGGTGCGTAAGAAGAACCAGGTCAACGCCTTTGTCAAGATCCTCACCGACTGGTCGGTCTCGACAGTCGTCTATTTCGTGGTCGGTTTCCCGATCGCCTACGGCATCTCCTTTCTGAAACCGGTGGAAGATTTGCTGGGCAAGACCCAGGGCTATGATCTGGTGCATTACTTCTTTCTGCTCTGTTTTGCCGCCTGTATCCCGGCCATCATTTCCGGCGGCATTGCGGAACGGGCCAAGTTCTGGCCGCAGGTGACCGCGGGGGCGATCTTTGCCGGGCTCTCCTACCCCCTGTTCGAATCGTTCATCTGGGGCAAGAACAGTTCTCTGCTGCAAGGAATCTTCAAAAATATCGGCGGGGCCGAGTTCCACGATTATGCCGGATCGGTGGTGGTGCATTCCATCGGCGGCTGGATCGCCCTGCCGGCCGTGATCGTGCTCGGACCGCGCATGGGGCGCTATATCCATGGCAAATCCCATGCGTTGCCGATCAGCAGCATCCCCTTTCTGGCGCTGGGCTCCTGGATACTGGCAGTGGGGTGGTTCGGCTTCAACGTGATGAGCGCCGGCAACCTGGAAAAGATCTCCGGCCTGGTGGCCGTCAATTCCCTGATGGCCATGGTGGGTGGCGTGCTGGCCGCCCTGGTGGCGGGCAGGAACGACCCCGGTTTTGTACACAACGGGGCTCTGGCCGGTTTGATCGCCGTGTGTGCGGGGAGCGATATCATGCACCCCCTGGCCTCCTTCGTGGTGGGATGCGTAGCCTCGGTGATCTTCGTCTACGGTTTTCACTACGAGCAGGAAATTCTGAAGATCGACGACGTCCTGGGCGTCTGGCCGCTGCATGGGGTGATCGGTTCATGGGGCGGCATCGCTGCCGGTATTTTTGGCCAAAAGGCCTTGGGCGGCATGGGCGGAGTAACCTTTGTCTCCCAACTCGTCGGGACCCTTTCGGCCATCATCTTCGCCCTGGTCAGCGGCTTTGTGGTCTATGGAATCCTCAGTAAGTCGGTGGGCATCCGCCTTAGCCCGGATCAGGAATTTGCCGGTGCCGACCTGGCTATCCACAAGATCGGTGCCTATCCCGAGGATCATGTCCGTTGACCGAGTTGAAGGCATTCGGCTTTCTGTCGCAACGGGCCGCCTAACACATGGAAATAACCTTTTCTTTCGTTGACAAGGCCACGGAGAGATGCTATCTAGAAGGCATTTTACCTGACATTTCGCAGCTCTCCGTGCGCCATCGTATCGCGTGTCGGCCAAGAAGAGGTTACTTGCCGTGATTTTAATGAAATTTTGCCGCAATATTTTGTTTCGGTATCTCCTCGTAGTGGCAATTATTTCATCTCTCGTTGTCCCTCCCGCATTTTGTCAGGAAACCGAAGACTCCCAGATTTTCATGTCGGGCTTCAACGCCTACCAGCAGAAGAATTATGCCAGCGCCATCAAGAGGATGAACGAGGTACTGCAAAAGTACCCCGACTCCCCCCTGCGTGATATGGCCATCTTCTGGCTTGCCCGCTCCTATTTCAAAAACGGCGACCAGCAGGATGCCGCCCGCTATATGTCCCAGTTTGCCAAGGAGTACCCCGATAATCCTTTGAGGGCGACTGTGGAGGATGAACTGCTCGCGTTAACAGCCCGCTACGATAAAGGAGAGAAGTTACCGGCCGGCGAAGCGCCAGCCAAGCAGGCGCAAGCCCCGAAAGTTAAACCGGAACCGGAACAGCTTACCAAACAGCAGGCTGAGAAGGAACGCCTCGCCAAGCAGCAGGCCGATCAGGAGCGTCAGACTGCCGAGAAGGCCGAGCAGGAACAGCAAGCGAGGGAGCAGGCCGCGAAGGCCGAGCTTGCCAAGCAGCAGGCCGAAAAAGACCGTCTCGCCAAACTGAAGGCCGAGCAGGAACGCCTAGCCGCAGAAAAGGCCGAACAGGAGCGCTTGGCGAAAGAGCAGGCGGCCAAGGAGCAACTTGCCAAGCAGCAGGCTGAAAAGGAACGCCTCGCCAAACAACAGGCCGACCAGGAGCGTCAGGCCAGCGATAAGGTTGAACAAGAACAGCAGGCCAAGCAGCAGGCCGCGAAGGCTGAGCTTGCCAAACAGCAGGCCGAAAAAGACCGTCTCGCCAAACTGAAGGCCGAGCAGGAACGCCTGGCCGCAGAAAAGGCCGAACAGGAGCGCTTGGCGAAGGAACAGGCGGCCAAGGAGCAGCTTGCCAAGCAGCAGGCTGAAAAGGAACGCCTCGCCAAACAACAGGCCGACCAGGAGCGTCAGGCCAGCGATAAGGTTGAACAAGAACAGCAGGCCAAGCAGCAGGCCGCGAAGGCCGAGCTTGCCAAACAACGGGCTGAACAGGAGCGCCTTGCCAAACTGAGGGCCGAGCAGGAACGTTTGGCAGTTGAAAAGGCTGATCTGGAGCGATTGGCGAAGGAACAGGCGGCCAAAGAACAGTTTGCTAAACAACGGGCTGAAAAGGAGCACCTTGCCAAGCAACAGGCCGACCAGGAGCGTATTGCCGCCGAGCAGGCTGAACAGGAAAAGTTGGCACAACAGCAAGGCGCTCAGAAACAGGCCTTCCAGGAAAAACAGGCGGCCGAACAGGCCGAAATAATGCGCCTTGCGCGGGAAAAGGCTGAACAAAAACGGCTAGCCATTCTCAAGGAGGAAGAAGAGAGCAAGGCCGCCGAGCAGGCTACCCAGCAGCGCAGGGTGGCCGTGCAGGCCGAGCGTGAACTCCTGGCGAAACGGAAGGCAGAAGAAGAGCGTGCCGCTGCCGAGGCAGCGGCTGCCGTCGAAGCGGGCAGGGCAGAGCAACGGCAGGTGGCCGCCAAGGCGGAAGAAGAGCGCCAGGCCAAGAACCGTCTGGTAGAGGAAAAAACGCGTGCCGAGAAGGCAATGCTGCGCGAAAAGGCCATCGCCCAGTATAAATCGATCATCGAGAACTATCCCGGTAGCAGTGCTGCCGTTACGGCAGCCGCCAAGCTGAAGGGGCTTGGGGTTGCGGTTGCCCTGCCGCCCCAGGCCGCTCCGGTTGAGCGCCAGGAGAACGCGCAGGTACTGAGGTTCGAAGTGGGGCAGTACGTCGGCTTCGAGTTTAACCTTCTGGCCCAGCCCAAGGCATACGAAGTTGCGCAACGAACCAGCATCCCGTTCGAGGTCATCAATCGCGGTAACGGCAGTGATTCTTTCAGCCTGGAATCCGCCTTCCCGGCTGAATTCAGGGCCGGGTTCGCTGCCGCCGGAGCCCCGGAAAAGAGCATCAGGGAAACGCCGAAACTAGCTCCCGGCGAGGTGTTCAGGGGAGTTATCAGCTTTGAGATTCCCCCTGCCAGTATCGACGGCCTGAAGATCACGTATCCCGTCAAGGCGGCTTCAACCCTCATGACCGAAGCGAGCCAGTCGCGAGAGGTTGCCATGACCGCCTCGGCCCCGCTTCTGCGGGCCGTGTTGAAGGCGGATAAAACTCACCTCTTGCCTGGCGGACAGGTCGCCTACCGCATTGTCGTCCTCAACATCGGGACCATGGCCGCCAAGGATGTTACCCTCAACTTGAATTATCCCCCACAACTTGAACCGCTGGATTATTCCGCTACCGGGTTCAAACAGGGTATGAAGTCCGTAATGATCAGCGATGGACTGCATATTAAGTCTGGCGAAAGCAGGGAGTTCAGCGTCGCCTTCCGCCTGAAGGACGATTCCTTGGCCGGCCAGGAATTGATCACCCGGGCGGAGTTGGTTAATAACCCGCTCAAGACCACGGCGGCCTTTGTCTCGAATGTAGCCTACATCGACCCGCAGCACGGCGTCGCGATCCGTACGGCCGCTGAAGAGCGGTTGGTAGTCATTCCGGGACAGACCACCACAATCCCGTTCGTCGTGACCAATACCGGCAACGTGAGCGAAAAATATCGGATTGCGGCCAACCTGAAGTCACCACAGGAGACGGTGGTCATCTATCATGATATCAACCGTGACGGCATTCGCCAGGCGAATGAGCCGGCGATCACCGAGATCGGTCCGCTGGCTCCCAAGGAAGAGGCCGCCGTCATTGTGGAGGTCAAGACCCCGAGGAGCGTCAATGACGGGACGGAAGGCAACGTGCAGCTCAGCCTCACACCCGAGGGCGATACGACCCGCACGGCTTTTGCCTCTGCCCACCTCTTCTATTCGCGTCCGGTGCTGAAGATGGCCATCGCTGCCCGCGATGGCCGCCTAAAACCGGGAGAGGTTGCATCTTTCGATCTGACCATCACCAACGGCGGCTCCAACTTGGCCCGGATCGTGGAACTCCAGAGTACCTGGCCCGAGCAGCTCGAGTTGATTGGCGCCGATCCTTCCAACAGTTCCGTTTCCAACGGGAATATCCTCTGGAAGTTCAAGGAACTGGGCGCCGGAGAAAAGAAGGCAATCAAGGTTTCGTTCAGGGTCAGGCACGGTATCGGGGTCGGGACGAATATTCAGGTCAAGAATATCCTGACTTATGAAGATCAACTGGGGAACAGGTACTGACATGGCACGATGTCCATGGAAAACTGCTGCTGCAGCGTTGATTTTTTTGCTGGTCGTGCCGGCGTGGGGTGAACAGCAATACCTCTATTCGCCCAAGCCTGCCGGTCCGGAGGAACAGAGCCAGGGAAAGGACGGCATACTTGTCCGCGAGGTACCGGTGGAGAAAGGGGATACGCTTTCCGGAATTTCACGCCGGTTCAGCGGTCATGGCTCCTACTACCCCCAAATATTGCTCTTCAATGATGTGAAAGACCCTAATCTTATCTATGCCGGCTCAACCCTCAGGGTTCCGGTCGGCAAGGGACGGGAGGCGGGAACCTCCGAGGCAGTTCCGGCCCCATCGACCGGGAAAAAGGCCGGCCGGCATACCAGGATGAAGAAGGTGTCCCGCCCTGTTCAGGCCGCACCGTCCGCTGTGGTGCCGTCAAGGCGCAAACAGCAGCCGGTAACCGGCAAGGCTCATTCCGGCTACGATTCAATGGAGCTTTCCCCCAGTGACCTGAAACGGCTTGAAGTCGGGCGTGAGAAGAAGACGGCGGTTCGGAAAAAGACCGCGCCTGAAGGGCATAAGCGTGCTGCTGGTGGAGGGGAGAAGGTAAAACAGCCGTTTGGCGGGGAGCGTGTGACGAAAAGTGCGCCAGCGGCACCAGTTCCGGCGGCAACGGGTGAGGAGGCCAGCCAGAAGCTGTTCGCCCAAGCTGTCAAGGCCTATCGTCAGGATGACTTTCGCTCGGCCTTGGACCTGTTCGACCGTTTTTTGACAATGAACCCCGGCTCATCTCTGGCAGCTGACGCCAGCCTCTACAAGGCGGAATGTTATCTGAAACTCTCCAACCAGTAACAGCGAGTGCAGTCAGAATACACAAACAGCCTCCGGCTCCCTGCCGGCGGCTGTTCCTTTTTGCAGCACATTATCTCTTTACCCCCAAATACGCTGGCACGATCTTGTCTACTGCCACGTCATAACAAAGGCTCGCAGTCGACCGCCCTTCTCGTCACGGTAATAGACTACCTTGATGTTATCGGCTATGCGGCCGCGCTGGACCTCGTAGCCGTCCTTCTTCTCGGATGATTCGAGGACAAAGGCAGGCTTTTTGGCCACCTGTCGGAGTACGCCCTTCATGAATGATTCGGGCACGCCCTGCCCGCCGCGGTCGATAACCTGGATGGCCTTGATGGACTCCTTTTCGCGGAACACCTTGAACTCGGTGACCTGCCCCTTGTAGCGCTCCCAGCCCGGATTGGCGACGCTGTATTGTTTGTCCTTGGCGTAACGGGGGATGAAATCCGGCAATCTGCTGGGACGTTGTGCTGTCTGGGGCGGGGAGGCTGCTTCCGTGCGGCTGCGGTTTCCCGCGATGTCGGACAGGACTGCTTTGTCGCTCAATTGTGCCGTAGAATCCTCTCCTGCCTTGGAGGCTGCGGGAACAACCGGCTTCGGCGTAACGGCAGCCGGGGACTGTACTGTGGCGGCCGGTTTTGCCTGTTGTACGGCAGGGGGAGTTATGATGGAAACCGGTTTCTGTTCGTTTTTGCGGTTCTGGATGACCGTAACAACCACGGCGGCGATCAGGACCGGCGCCAGCCAGAGCAGGAAGGAAGAACGCCTGGAGAGCTTTTTTTCCGGTTCGATCATCTCAAGGTGTTCCACGTCCCACCCAGAAAAGGACTGTCGAGCGGGCTCCGCAGGCAGATCCGGCTCCTGCATGCTCTCTACGGCGCTATCGAAGGAGCTGGTAAACTCCGAGTAGACCTTAATACGTGAGCGGGGGGCATAGGTGATGCCCTGATCCACCAGTGACGGCTCCGCCGGAGAGGGCGGGGGCGGGGCGATGGTCAGGATGTCCAGAATGGGCGCCGGTACCAGCTCGGGCTCTGCGGCCGGTTCTTCGTTTGGTGCCATAACCGGCTGCGCCGGGGTAGCGGCGGAGGTTGCAACGATATCCTCCACCGCCAGGGCTGCTTCCAAACTGCTGCGGCCTTTCTGGGGAATGAGGGTGGCAATCGTGCGCCGGACGGCATCCAAGAGATTCTTTTCGTCCAGCGAGGTATCGATGTGCCCCTGATAGAGTTTGATGGTCTCTTCGCTGACCTGGGAAGGGGTGCAGAGCAGCACGAAGCGGCTACGCTTCCTGCCGAGCTGCTTTTTGAGGTGCATCAGCAGGATGTCGGCGGAAAGTCCGGAGAGATGGGTCTGGACAAAAACCATGGCCGGCTTTCGGGCGAGCAACTCTTCGCCACCCTTTTCAAGGCTGGATGCCGTGCGTAGCGTGATGCCCTTGTCGTCCGCGAGCCGGTTGAAGATCTTTCTGAGACGCGGTACATCGGTTATCAGCAGCAGGTCGGTCACGTGTGGTCCCCTCCTAAAAATCAATGGAGTTTATTCTACGGCATGAAGTATGCGTAATCAACAGGATTTATTGGCTGTACCGCCGTAAATGGGCCTTGCGCCGGAGAGGGGTAATCATGTATCGTAGACCCTGCAATGAACTAAATCCGAAAGGTATTCAGATGCTCGATTCACGGATTCTCGGCGAACTCGCTGCCATAGTGGGGACGGACAATGTCTTGACCGAAAAACAGGATATGCTTTGTTACTCCTACGATGCCACCCAGATGGAATTTCTGCCGTCGGCGGTTGTTCATCCTGCAAATGCAGCGGAGGTTTCCGCCGTGCTCGAACTGGCCAACCGTGAAGGCTTCCCGGTGTTTCCCCGCGGAGCCGGCAGCGGGTTCTCGGGCGGCGCGCTTCCCAAGGCGGGCGGCATTGTGCTGGTCACCACCCGCATGAACCGCATCCTGCGTATCGACACCGAGAACCTGATCGCCGAGGTGGAGCCGGGGGTCGTCACGGAGCTGTTCCAGCAGGAGGTGGAGAAATTCGGCCTGTTCTACCCGCCTGACCCGGCCTCCCTCAAGTTTTCCACCCTGGGGGGAAACGTGGCTGAGAACGCCGGTGGGCCGCGGGCCGTGAAATACGGCTGCACCAAGGATTTCGTCATGGGGTTGGAGGTCGTCCTGCCGACCGGCGCCATCATCCGCACCGGCGGAGAAACCTACAAGGGGGTGGTCGGTTACGATATGACCAAGCTTCTATGTGGTAGTGAGGGCACTCTCGGGATCATAACCCGCATTATTTTCAAGCTGCTCCCCTTTCCCGACGCCAAAAAAACGATGCTGACCATCTTCGATTCCATCGATGGGGCCGCCAAGGCTGTTTCAGCCATTATCGGCGGCAAGATCATTCCCACCACGCTGGAATTCATGGATCATGCCACTTTGCAATGCGTCGAGCGTCGTTTCAACCTGGGAATCCCTCCCGAGGGGCGTGCCGTGCTGCTGATTGAGGTGGACGGGGACCGGGATTTGGTCGAAAAACAGGCCGGGCAGATCCACGACATCATCAAACCGCTTGGATTGGTCCAGTTCCGCGCCGCCGAAAGCGCCGCCGAGTCGGAGCAACTCTGGAAGGTCCGCCGCCTGGTGTCGCCATCGCTCCGGGACGTCAATCCCGACAAGACCAACGAGGACATCGTAGTGCCCCGCAGCAAGGTGCCCGACGTCATCAGGCGAATCGAGGCCATCCAACAGAAGTTCGATGTGCCCATCGTCAATTTCGGTCACGCCGGGGACGGCAACATCCACGTCAACGTGATGATCGACAAACAGATTCCTGGCATGCAGGAGCGAGCCGAGGGAGCGGTAAGGGAAATCTTCCAGGCCGCACTGGATCTGGGAGGGACCATGTCGGGAGAACATGGCGTGGGGCTTTCTAAGGCGCCCTATATCGAATTGGAGCTGACCCCGGACCAGATCGCGGTCATGAAGGCCGTCAAGCACGCTCTGGACCCGAACAACATACTGAACCCAGGCAAGATGTTTCCTTGGGGGGAGAATGGTCATGCCGCACAATAGCGGTAAGGAACGGCAGGAAGTCTCGCTTGTCGGGCGGATACTGTCCTTGGAGACCATGCTGCTCATGATGGGGGTTGCGTCGCTCGTCTACGGTATCGTCAACGGCGTGGAGACCAGCATCCTCTGGGGGATCGTCATCATCCCCGGCGTGTTTATCCTGATGAAGGTCCGTCGAAAGGACTGGCGAAAACACTGGCAAGAACTGGAGGCGGAGCAGAAAGCCCGTAGCGGGCACAAAGAGCCCCCTTCGGACACGCATTAGCAGGCTATTGAAATACCGTCCCAGGTTGTTCAAAAATAGTCAGATCGTCGCCTCCGCACAAAAGGGCTTTCGAGGACGGCGGCGAGATGGCTATTTTTCAACAACCTCTTAGGAAGTGACCGTTATGAAACATGGAGCAATCGTTCTGGCCTCGGCTTCACCACGACGTACGGAGCTGATGGCCTTGGCCGGCATCGAATTCACGGTGGTTGCGGCAGATATCTGCGAAGATGCATTGCCCGGCGAGAAACCGTCCGAACACGTCATCCGTCTGTCGCGCGAGAAGGCCGATGCCGTAGCGCGGACAACGGCCGGCCGTTTCTTCATAGGCGCCGACACCGTGGTGGTCCTGGACGACACCATCATGGGAAAACCTGTCGACGATGCCGATGCCTTCCGTATGTTGACCGCCCTGTCCGGCAGAAAGCACGAGGTGATCACCGGGTTCACGGTCTTCGACAAGGTGAGCGGCATCCACCTCAGCCGGAGCGTGCATACCGAGGTGACCTTCCGAAACCTCACGGAGAAAGAGATCTGGGACTACATCGCCAGCGGCTGTCCCATGGACAAGGCGGGGTCCTATGCCATCCAGGGAGGCGCCGTACATTTCGTCCGCTCTATCAGCGGATCGTACACCAATGTGGTCGGCCTGCCGATGGCAGAGTTGTACGAGGTACTACAGACGGTCGAGGCGTTGCCCTGATATCGGGTGTCGAGTCCGTCGTTTCCCTAAAAACAATCGTTCCTGGTTACAGCTCGGTTAACGGCACCCGGAACGGGAAAACTGCCATGTCGATTGCACAACGCCTCAACCAGATACGGTCGCGGATCGGAGACGCCGCTGCCAAGGCCGGCCGTGATCCCCACGCGATACGCTTGGTGGCGGTTTCCAAGACCCGCCCCCTCGAGGATATCGTGGAGGCCTGCCGGGCGGGGCAGATCATCTTTGGCGAGAATTATGTCCAGGAACTGGCCGCCAAGGCGGCCAGCATAGGGGACCCCCTGGAATGGCACTTCATCGGCCACCTCCAGAGCAACAAAGTCAAATACCTGGCCGGTTTGGTGTCGCTGGTCCACTCGGTTGACCGCTTCTCCCTGGCCGAGGAGATCAGCCGCCAGTGGGGCAGGCTGGGCCGAAGCTGTGACGTGCTGGTACAGGTGAACATCGCCGGCGAGGCCACGAAGTCTGGTACAACGGAGACCGGGGCGCTCCAACTGGTGCGTGATATTGCCCTGTTGCCCAACGTCAGGGTGCGTGGACTCATGACCATGCCCCCCTTTTTCGACGATCCCGAGGGAGCCCGCCCCTATTTCGCTGAACTGAAGCGGCTGTCGGACCTGATCGCTGCTGAAGCTATTCCGGGCGTGGAGATGGGAGAACTTTCCATGGGCATGTCCGGCGATTTCGAGGCCGCCATTCAGGAGGGTGCAACTCTGGTGCGGGTCGGCACCGCCATCTTCGGCGAGCGGTGATGCAGGTTGTTGAAAAATAGCCATCTCACAACCGTCCTCGAAAGCCCTTTTGTTCGGGTGCGGCGATCTGGCTGTTTTGAACAACCTGGGTTCTTTGAATAACAGTTTGGCGATGCTATTACAACTCGGGCACCGCCTGCACAAAAGCGCTCAACTCCGGCCGGTCCAGGTCTTCCAAGTATTTGAGCACGAAACGCTGCGCCGATTCCGCAGCCCGCGGTATGTCCCAGGCGCTCATATCCCGATCCACCACAAGGTTGCTAATGCCGCGGATTTCAAGACAGTCCACGCCTGAACGCAGGCATACCTGCGCAACGGCCGCTCCTTCCATGCTTTCGGCAATGGCGTTGAAGTGTCGCGCCACGGTCTCGCCGCGCTGGCGTGTCCCGCTACAGGTTGAAACGGTCACGAAACGCCCCCGCATCAGGAATACTCCATAGTAATCGGCTAACTGCATGGCCTTTTCTGCGGCATGCTTGGAAAGGGGAATTTCATTGTGAAAGGTTAGTTTCCCCTGCGCAAATGATGCTAACTCCATGAAGCGAAGATCCTTCCATCCCTCCGGTGTCTGAACCCCTTCATCTCCCAGAATCTCATTGCTGGCAACGGCAAGGTTGCCGATTGACAGTCCACTCCCCGGATAGGCGCCTGCACAGCCGACATTGATCACCAAGCGTGGCCGGCAACGCTCTATCAGGACCGCTGCGGCGGCAGCGGCGTTGATCTTGCCGACCCCACCCGCGCAGAGCGTTACGGGCAGCGTACCAATGGTCCCCTCGGCATATTCGAAAGCAGCCGTCGTCTGCTGGACGGAGTTGGTAAGGGCATGCTCCAACAAGGACATTTCCTGGAGCACCGCCGTGATGATAAGAATCGGTTCCATGTTTATTATCCCGTACAGTTTAGTTAGTACTCGCAATTCCGGCTATTTTTGCCGTTGCCTTCTTTGCGGCTTCTTGATGTAGACCCTGCTACGCCTGCGTCACCGCGCCTCGGCATCGGCCAAAATAGCTCGGAATGCATTCCCACGGCTAACCGCACGGGATACTAGCGTGGCAGCCTTTCTGGCTCGTTTGTCTCTCTGTTTTCAAGCCACTGGTTCAGGACCGTTTCCAGGTCCTGAACCAGCACCGGTTTTGACAGGTAGTCGTTCATGCCCGCTTCGATGCATTTTTCCCGCTCACCGGCCATGGCGTTGGCCGTCAAGGCTATCACCGGTGTCGTATGGTTGCGGACACTTGATGTCGGGTCGCGGATGACGGCAGTGGCATCGTACCCGTTCATCTCCGGCATCTGGCAGTCCATCAGCACCAGATCATAGGAACTGTGTTCCAATGCCTTGACCGCATCAAGGCCGTTTGCGACGGCGTCGGCCTCGTAGCCCAGCTTGTTGAGCATCATCCTGATGACTCGTCGATTGGTGGTATGGTCTTCAGCCAACAGGATACGTGCACGTTGGGTGGCGTCGGCATTACGGTTGACGAAGGACCCTTGGGCTTCTTTCTCCTGAACGGTGCCGGCGTCCTGAGTCTGTTTTTCAAACGGCAGGGTGATGCGGAAGGTCGAACCGGAACCGGCGCTGCTTGTTACATCGATGGCGCCGCCCATCAGTTCCGCAAGTTGGCTGCTGATTGCCAGTCCCAACCCTGTGCCGCCGTATTTGCGGGTACTTGAACCGTCTACTTGGACGAAGGGGGTAAAGATGCCGTCCAAGTGTTCCGAGGAGATGCCGATGCCGGTATCGCTTATTGCGAATCGTAGCGTTACCTGTTGAGCCTCTTCGTGTTCCCGCGATACATGGACCGTCACACCCCCCTGACGGGTGAATTTGATGCCGTTTCCCACGATGTTCCTGATGATCTGGGCCAGACGGCCCGGATCGCCCCTGAGTTGCAGCGGCACATCCTGCTCCACCTGCCAGGCCAGTTGCAAGTTCTTTTCCACGGCCTGCAACGAGAAAATCTGTATGGTGTCCTTAATGACGGTTTTGAGATTGAAGTTGCTTTTCTCAAACAGAAGTTTTCCTGCTTCTATACGGGCGAAATCGAGAAGCTCATCAATCAGGTTCAGCAACTCCTTGCTACTTTTGAGGGCCACCCCAGCGTATTCGAGTTGCTCCGAAGTCAGGTCCGTGTCCATCAGAAGCCCGCTCATGCCGATGATGCCGTTCAGCGGAGTGCGGAGCTCATGGCTCATGTTGGCAAGAAACCGGCTCTTGGCGGCATTGGCCGCATCGGCGGTTTCCTTGGCTGATATAAGGGCCTGTTCTGTTTGTTTCCGTTCGGTAATATCCTGAAAGAATCCGATGTAGCGGTCATTATCGATCTTGACGGCCTGCAGGGATACCCAAACTTTGCTACCGTCTTTCCGCACCAGGAGCAATTCTCGTGTGGCGGAGCCTTCTTCTTTAAATTTTTCGAAATTATGCCGCCCCGTTTCCCGGTATTCAGGGGGCAGTATATCCCCAATGGACATGCTGGTAAGTTCCGCTTCGGAATACCCCAGCATTACGGCCGCAGTACGGTTTACCTCGACGTACCTCCCCAAGTGGTCGACAACCGATACGCCGATAGGTGCAAACTCGATATACGAACGGAACTTGGCCTCGCTTTCCCGCAGCGAATCCAGTGCCATCTTGCGTTCGGTGATGTCGAGCATCAATCCACGCAGGATTGGGGGTGAATCATCTTCAATAACCACCGAGACCGTATTCCGAAGCCAGAGCGTGTTCCCGTTGGCGGCGATCATGCGGAAGTCGAATTGCCGGGATATCTTTTCGCGTGCTATTTTCCTGCACAGCCCCATCACCCTGTCGTTGTCTTCCGGGTGGATATGGTTATGATAGAAGCCCGGTTCGGACAGCCAGGCTGAAA
Encoded proteins:
- a CDS encoding YggS family pyridoxal phosphate-dependent enzyme, with protein sequence MSIAQRLNQIRSRIGDAAAKAGRDPHAIRLVAVSKTRPLEDIVEACRAGQIIFGENYVQELAAKAASIGDPLEWHFIGHLQSNKVKYLAGLVSLVHSVDRFSLAEEISRQWGRLGRSCDVLVQVNIAGEATKSGTTETGALQLVRDIALLPNVRVRGLMTMPPFFDDPEGARPYFAELKRLSDLIAAEAIPGVEMGELSMGMSGDFEAAIQEGATLVRVGTAIFGER
- the mqnB gene encoding futalosine hydrolase is translated as MEPILIITAVLQEMSLLEHALTNSVQQTTAAFEYAEGTIGTLPVTLCAGGVGKINAAAAAAVLIERCRPRLVINVGCAGAYPGSGLSIGNLAVASNEILGDEGVQTPEGWKDLRFMELASFAQGKLTFHNEIPLSKHAAEKAMQLADYYGVFLMRGRFVTVSTCSGTRQRGETVARHFNAIAESMEGAAVAQVCLRSGVDCLEIRGISNLVVDRDMSAWDIPRAAESAQRFVLKYLEDLDRPELSAFVQAVPEL
- a CDS encoding PAS domain S-box protein; this encodes MSDYLMAILVEFVGGDFVPDHFVRLGMAALFWMLLIWAAVRQRRHDPQRNMMLLTGFILGLAREIFMFAALFLSFSNTISNARLQPLSLPIEHALTAISLIWIAAAYLDNLLDPRLARRYLKAGLACTLTAYLSTFSGWASLSSRFPGSDFETSWYGVTFHLCGGIFLAAALVFLWRVPGWRRTALLFAFCGFFLDDALGLITSISSASAIKVLGPIRHGLHMCGIPIFGYVYVREQWEHHLTAEREVLRSRERYQKLVDEIQGIVWEATADMLHFKLVSARAEQLLGYPVSAWLSEPGFYHNHIHPEDNDRVMGLCRKIAREKISRQFDFRMIAANGNTLWLRNTVSVVIEDDSPPILRGLMLDITERKMALDSLRESEAKFRSYIEFAPIGVSVVDHLGRYVEVNRTAAVMLGYSEAELTSMSIGDILPPEYRETGRHNFEKFKEEGSATRELLLVRKDGSKVWVSLQAVKIDNDRYIGFFQDITERKQTEQALISAKETADAANAAKSRFLANMSHELRTPLNGIIGMSGLLMDTDLTSEQLEYAGVALKSSKELLNLIDELLDFARIEAGKLLFEKSNFNLKTVIKDTIQIFSLQAVEKNLQLAWQVEQDVPLQLRGDPGRLAQIIRNIVGNGIKFTRQGGVTVHVSREHEEAQQVTLRFAISDTGIGISSEHLDGIFTPFVQVDGSSTRKYGGTGLGLAISSQLAELMGGAIDVTSSAGSGSTFRITLPFEKQTQDAGTVQEKEAQGSFVNRNADATQRARILLAEDHTTNRRVIRMMLNKLGYEADAVANGLDAVKALEHSSYDLVLMDCQMPEMNGYDATAVIRDPTSSVRNHTTPVIALTANAMAGEREKCIEAGMNDYLSKPVLVQDLETVLNQWLENRETNEPERLPR
- a CDS encoding Maf family nucleotide pyrophosphatase gives rise to the protein MKHGAIVLASASPRRTELMALAGIEFTVVAADICEDALPGEKPSEHVIRLSREKADAVARTTAGRFFIGADTVVVLDDTIMGKPVDDADAFRMLTALSGRKHEVITGFTVFDKVSGIHLSRSVHTEVTFRNLTEKEIWDYIASGCPMDKAGSYAIQGGAVHFVRSISGSYTNVVGLPMAELYEVLQTVEALP